CGGCTCGTTCAAGCGCAAATCGGTGGTGACAATCAGCGGCAGCTTGAACGCCAGCGTCTCCAGCCCGCCGTCGATTTCGCGCGTGACTTGCGCGTCCAGGCCATCGATCACGAGCTTCGACGCGAAGGTCGCCTGCGGCCAACCCATGAGCGCTGCGAGCATCTGGCCGGTCTGATTGGCGTCATCGTCTATTGCCTGCTTGCCGAGCATGACGAGGCCGGGCGCGGGCAATTCGCGGCAGATTAAAGCCTTGAGCAATCTGGCGACAGCGAGCGGTTGCACTTCAACCTGCGTTTCGACGAGGATTGCGCGGTCGGCGCCCAACGCAAGGGCCGTGCGCAGCGTCTCCTGGCATTGCGCGCTGCCGATCGACACCGCGACGATTTCGCTGGCTTTGCCAGCTTCCTTCAGACGCACCGCTTCCTCGACCGCGATTTCGTCGAACGGATTCATTGCCATCTTGAGATTGGCGATATCGACACCGCTGCCATCGTTTTTGACGCGGACCTTGACGTTGAAATCGACGACTCGTTTTACTGCAACGAAAATTTTCATCGTGCGCTTCGCATCCTTTGTCGCATCCTTTGTCGATTGATTGCCAGGGGTTGACGTGCTGGGTTTGCTTTGTCGGCAAGGCAAAGCTTCGGTCAGCGCGATCCTGGTTTCCTGAACAAGGCCGCGAGTTCGCCGACCACGCCGCGCCGGAACGCGAGCACGCATAGCACGAAAATCGCGCCGGTAATCACCGTCACCCACTCACCGAGCCCGGAGGCATAGTTCTGCAGCCCGACGACGATGGCAGCGCCTGCAATCGGCCCGAACACCGTGCCCATGCCGCCAAGCAATGTCATCAGCACGACTTCGCCGGACATATGCCAATGCACATCGGTCAGCGAGGCGAGCTGGAACACCAGGGTCTTGGTCGAACCGGCAAGGCCCGACAGCGCCGCGGACAACACGAACGCGACCAGCTTGTATTTGTCGACGTCGTAGCCGAGCGAAATCGCGCGCGGCTCGTTCTCGCGAATCGCTTTCAGCACCTGGCCGAACGGCGAATGGATTGCGCGGTAAATAATCCAGAAGCCGATGCAAAACACAACGAGCACGAAAAAATACATGGTGTTGATCTGCGACAAATCGATGATGCCGAACAGATGGCCGCGCGGAACGCCCTGCAAACCGTCTTCGCCGCCGGTAAAACGGAACTGCAGCGCGAGGAAATAAATCATTTGCGCAAGCGCCAGTGTGATCATCGCGAAATAGATTCCAGCGCGGCGGATGGCGAGGCTGCCGACGACGAAGCCGAGCATCGCAGCGGTCGCCATCCCCGCCAACAGGCCTAGTTCCGGCGTAAAACCGAGGTTTCTGACGGCGTGCCCGGTAACGTAGGCAGCGCCGCCGAAAAAGGCCGCGTGGCCGAACGACAGCAGGCCGGTGTAGCCGAGCAGCAGGTTGAACGCGCAGGCAAACAGGGCGAAGCACAACAGCTTCATCAGGAATACCGGGTAGACGAACATCGGCGCGACGATCAAGGCGGCGAGCAGCACCAGCATGATGACGTAATCGCGTTTCATGGCGTCCTTCATTCCTGCGAAAGCAGGAATCTCCCGGCAATGACACAATCTCCCTGCTTCCGCAGCGGTGATACTTTGAACAGGAATCCGATGTAAGGAACGAGCGGCTTTTGCACGTGTAAGAGAACCATACGGATTGTCATTTCTCTCTGCCGAACAAACCTGCCGGACGCACCAGAAGCACGATCACCATGATCACGAATACGACGACAGCGGACGCTTCCGGGTAATAGACGCGCGTCACACCTTCGACCAGGCCCAGGCCGAGTCCGGTGACGATCGAACCGAGTATCGACCCCATGCCGCCGATGACGACAACCGCGAAAACGACAATGATCAAATTCGAGCCCATCACCGGGTTCACCGAAAAAACCGGCGCCGCCAGCACGCCGGCGAAGGCCGCGAGCGCAACGCCATAGCCGTAAGTCAGGGTGATGAGCAGCGGCACATTGACGCCGAATGCCTGCAGCAATTTCGGGTTTTCGGTTCCGGCGCGCAGGTATGCGCCGAGCTTGGTGCGTTCGATGACGAACCAGGTCGCAAGACAAACCACAAGCGATATCGCGATCACCCAGCCGCGGTATTTCGGCAGGAACATGAAGCCGAGATTCCAGGCGCCGCCGAGCGCTTCCGGCACCGTGTAGGGCTGGCCTGAGATACCGTAAAAATAGCGGAACAGGCCTTCGATAATCAGCGCCAGACCGAATGTCAGCAACAAGCCGTACAGGTGATCGAGGTGATACAGACGTTTCAGCATCAGCCGTTCCAGCAGCATGCCGAAGATGCCGACGGCAAGCGGCGCCAGCACCAGCGCCAGCCAGTAATTAATGCCGAAATACGTGAGGCCGATCCATGCCAGAAAAGCGCCCATCATGTAGAGCGCGCCGTGGGCGAAATTGATGATGTTGAGCAGACCGAAAATAATTGCCAGACCGAGGCTCAGCACCGCATAGAACGAGCCGTTGATCAGGCCAACCAGAAGTTGCCCGAATAGCGCCTGCGTCGGAACGCCGAAAATTTCAGTCATGTGTTAACAGTGAATACAAATGGCGAACAGGACGGCTCTCGTTGCAGTTGCCCTGGTTCACTGTTCGCCGTTCGCCGTTCGCCGTTTGCTGTTTGCTGTTTACTTCTTGACCAGCGGGCACCTGCTCTCGGAGAGCGGCTGGAACGCCTGATCGGCCGGAATGACTTGCCGGATATTGTAATAATCCCAGGGCTGCTTCGATTCATCCGGTTTCTTCACTTGCGCCAGATACATGTCATGCACCATGCGGCCGTCCTCGCGGATCTTGCCGTTTTTGGCAAAGAAATCGGTGACCGGCGTTGCTTTCATGGCCTTCATGACGGCTGACGTCTCATCCGAGCCCGCGGCTTTGACCGCCTTCAGATAGTGCATGACAGCAGAATACTGGCCGGCTTGCACCATCGTCGGCATACGCTTGTGCTTGTCGAAAAAACGCTTCGACCAGGCGCGGGTATCATCGTCGAAATCCCAGTAAAAGCCGGTCGTCAAATACATGCCCTGCGTGGCTTTCAGGCCGAGCGCATGGACATCGCTGATGAACATCAGGAGGCCGGCCAGGGTCGCCTTGGGCGTGATGCCGAATTCGGCGGCCTGCTTGATCGAATTCGTGGTATCGGTTCCAGCGTTGGCCAATCCGATGACTTTCGCGCCCGATGCTTGCGCTTGCAAAAGGAATGACGAGAAATCCGTCCCCGGGAACGGATGGCGAACCGCACCTAGCACCTTGCCGCCGTTCGCTTTGACGACCGCCGTCGTATCGGCTTCGAGCGAATGGCCGAACTTGTAATCCGCGGTCAGGAAGTACCAGGTATCGCCTCCCTGTTTGACTACGGCCTTGCCGGTGCCATTCGCCAGCGAATACGTGTCGTAGGTCCAATGCACGTTGGTGTCCGTGCATTCTTCGTTGGTGATCGCGGTCGACGCCGCGCCCGACACCAGCGTAATCTTGTTTTTTTCCTTCGCGACTTTCATAACCGCCAGCGCAGTCGAAGTCGTGACCAGTTCGGTGATGACATCGACTGCCTGCGTGTCAAACCATTCGCGCGCTTTATTGGCCGAGATGTCGCCCTTGTTCTGATGATCGGCGGAAACCATTTCGATTTTGAAATCCGGTTTCGCCTGCGCCTTGAAGTCGTCGATCGCCATTTGCGTTGCCAGCACCGCTCCCGAGCCGGCCAAATCGGAATACAAACCGGAAAGATCGGTCAACACGCCGATTTTGACGACGCCGCCGGAAACTTTTCCAGGCTCCCCTGAAGGCGCGGCCGCAGTCGCAGGGCCCCCTGCCGGAGGTGTCGCCGCAGTGGAAGGCGTGGCCGCCGGGTCCGCTGTCTTGGGCGATTCTTCTTTCTTGCCGCACGCGGCGAGCGCGAGCGTAAGCGCCGCGCCGACCAGCACCGCTTTGTGATTCAAGTTCAATTTCATTTCAGTTCCTCCAATGGTTAAACGCCGAGATACTCGTGCAATTTATTCATTTTCGAATTCAAATCCCGCGCTTCGATCATCATGACAATTTTGCCGTTTTCAAGCACGTAATGGCGGTCGGCGATTGGCGCCGCGAAGTGAAAATTCTGCTCCACAAGAACGATCGTATAGCCGCGCTCTTTCAACTGCCGCAGCACTTTTGCCAGCGTCTGCACGATGACCGGCGCCAATCCCTCGCTGATTTCATCAAGCAGCAGAAGCTTGGAGCCGGTGCGCAGGATTCTGGCCATTGCGAGCATTTGCTGTTCGCCCCCCGACAAGCGCATTCCGGGGCTCGCTTTACGCTCTTTCAGGTTCGGAAACATTTCGTAAATCTCGCTGAGCGGCATGCCTCCCTGTTCCGTTTCAGGAGGCAGCAGAAGGTTTTCTTCGCACGACAGACTCGCGAAAATGCCGCGCTCCTCGGGACAATAGCCGATGCCGAGGCGGGCGATCTTGTGAGTCGGCGTGGCGATGATTTCGCGGCCATTCAATGCAATCGAACCGCTGCGCTTGCCGACGAGGCCGAGTATGGACTTCAGAGTCGTCGTGCGCCCCGCGCCATTGCGCCCGAGCAGCGTAACGAGTTCGCCCTTGTTCACGGCGAAACTGATGCCGTGGAGGATGTGCGATTCGCCGTAGAACGCGTGGAGGTCCGCGACTTGCAGCAATGTCGCGGCAGCCCCGGCGCTGACGCCGCCAGGCACTACGGCTTGCTCAGTGGGCGGTGCCGACATAGGCTTCCAGTACCCGCGGATTTTTCGATACTTCCGAATACGGACCTTCGGCGAGTATCGCGCCGCGCTGCAGAACGGTGATCGTATCGGACAGATTGGCGACAACACTCAAATTGTGTTCGACCATCAATATCGTGCGCTCGGCCGA
This region of Burkholderiales bacterium genomic DNA includes:
- a CDS encoding electron transfer flavoprotein subunit beta/FixA family protein, with translation MKIFVAVKRVVDFNVKVRVKNDGSGVDIANLKMAMNPFDEIAVEEAVRLKEAGKASEIVAVSIGSAQCQETLRTALALGADRAILVETQVEVQPLAVARLLKALICRELPAPGLVMLGKQAIDDDANQTGQMLAALMGWPQATFASKLVIDGLDAQVTREIDGGLETLAFKLPLIVTTDLRLNEPRYVSLPNIMKAKKKPIDVMTAEALGVDIRPTLITLKVEEPKTRAAGKRVADVKELVQKLRHEAKVI
- a CDS encoding ABC transporter ATP-binding protein, translated to MSAPPTEQAVVPGGVSAGAAATLLQVADLHAFYGESHILHGISFAVNKGELVTLLGRNGAGRTTTLKSILGLVGKRSGSIALNGREIIATPTHKIARLGIGYCPEERGIFASLSCEENLLLPPETEQGGMPLSEIYEMFPNLKERKASPGMRLSGGEQQMLAMARILRTGSKLLLLDEISEGLAPVIVQTLAKVLRQLKERGYTIVLVEQNFHFAAPIADRHYVLENGKIVMMIEARDLNSKMNKLHEYLGV
- a CDS encoding ABC transporter substrate-binding protein, with protein sequence MKLNLNHKAVLVGAALTLALAACGKKEESPKTADPAATPSTAATPPAGGPATAAAPSGEPGKVSGGVVKIGVLTDLSGLYSDLAGSGAVLATQMAIDDFKAQAKPDFKIEMVSADHQNKGDISANKAREWFDTQAVDVITELVTTSTALAVMKVAKEKNKITLVSGAASTAITNEECTDTNVHWTYDTYSLANGTGKAVVKQGGDTWYFLTADYKFGHSLEADTTAVVKANGGKVLGAVRHPFPGTDFSSFLLQAQASGAKVIGLANAGTDTTNSIKQAAEFGITPKATLAGLLMFISDVHALGLKATQGMYLTTGFYWDFDDDTRAWSKRFFDKHKRMPTMVQAGQYSAVMHYLKAVKAAGSDETSAVMKAMKATPVTDFFAKNGKIREDGRMVHDMYLAQVKKPDESKQPWDYYNIRQVIPADQAFQPLSESRCPLVKK
- a CDS encoding branched-chain amino acid ABC transporter permease, with protein sequence MKRDYVIMLVLLAALIVAPMFVYPVFLMKLLCFALFACAFNLLLGYTGLLSFGHAAFFGGAAYVTGHAVRNLGFTPELGLLAGMATAAMLGFVVGSLAIRRAGIYFAMITLALAQMIYFLALQFRFTGGEDGLQGVPRGHLFGIIDLSQINTMYFFVLVVFCIGFWIIYRAIHSPFGQVLKAIRENEPRAISLGYDVDKYKLVAFVLSAALSGLAGSTKTLVFQLASLTDVHWHMSGEVVLMTLLGGMGTVFGPIAGAAIVVGLQNYASGLGEWVTVITGAIFVLCVLAFRRGVVGELAALFRKPGSR
- a CDS encoding branched-chain amino acid ABC transporter permease — its product is MTEIFGVPTQALFGQLLVGLINGSFYAVLSLGLAIIFGLLNIINFAHGALYMMGAFLAWIGLTYFGINYWLALVLAPLAVGIFGMLLERLMLKRLYHLDHLYGLLLTFGLALIIEGLFRYFYGISGQPYTVPEALGGAWNLGFMFLPKYRGWVIAISLVVCLATWFVIERTKLGAYLRAGTENPKLLQAFGVNVPLLITLTYGYGVALAAFAGVLAAPVFSVNPVMGSNLIIVVFAVVVIGGMGSILGSIVTGLGLGLVEGVTRVYYPEASAVVVFVIMVIVLLVRPAGLFGREK